The proteins below are encoded in one region of Ricinus communis isolate WT05 ecotype wild-type chromosome 6, ASM1957865v1, whole genome shotgun sequence:
- the LOC8263270 gene encoding phosphoribosylamine--glycine ligase → MSSYVTLNFVPSLKLNVNTTTTTNTNSFHLSNNFSSFFGHSSYNSFRHLSSSSTCKNHWNVITGSRSSFSSVFKCIARKSQPEVSIDAHNNGGYEERVVVLVIGGGGREHALCYALQRSPSCDAVFCAPGNAGIANSGNATCIPDLDISDSSAVISFCHKWGVGLVVVGPEAPLVAGLANDLVKVGIPTFGPSAEAAALEGSKNFMKSLCDKYKIPTAKYKTFTDPFAAKEYIQAEGAPIVIKADGLAAGKGVIVAMTLEEANEAVDSMLVKGAFGSAGCRVIVEEYLEGEEASFFALVDGETAIPLESAQDHKRVGDGDTGSNTGGMGAYSPAPVLTRELQSIVMETIIIPTVKGMAAEGCKFVGVLYAGLMIEKKSGLPKLIEYNVRFGDPECQVLMVRLESDLAQVLLAACRGELSGVSLNWSPGSAMVVVMASKGYPGSYEKGTVIGNLEEAENVAPTVQIFHAGTALDADGNFIATGGRVLGVTAKGRDLQEAKDRAYQAVEEINWPGGFYRRDIGWRAFPQKQFATER, encoded by the exons ATGTCTTCTTATGTTACTTTAAATTTTGTACCTTCACTCAAACTCAATGTcaacaccaccaccaccaccaataccaactcttttcatttatcaaacaatttctcttctttctttgggCACTCTTCCTATAATTCTTTCAGACATTTGAGTAGTTCTTCCACCTGCAAAAATCATTGGAATGTGATTACGGGTTCTAGATCATCATTCTCTTCCGTGTTCAAGTGTATTGCACGGAAATCTCAGCCTGAGGTTTCAATTGATGCTCATAATAATGGTGGTTACG AAGAGAGAGTGGTTGTGTTGGTTATTGGTGGAGGGGGAAGAGAACATGCACTTTGCTATGCCTTGCAACGATCTCCCTCTTGTGATGCTGTCTTCTGTGCACCAGGCAATGCGGGCATTGCCAACTCTGGAAATGCTACTTGTATTCCAGATCTTGATATCTCCGATAGTTCAGCTGTGATATCTTTCTGTCACAAATGGGGTGTAGGATTGGTTGTTGTTGGACCAGAAGCACCTCTTGTTGCTGGCCTTGCAAATGATCTAGTGAAGGTTGGAATTCCTACTTTTGGTCCTTCGGCAGAGGCGGCTGCTTTAGAAGGTTCAAAGAACTTTATGAAGAGCTTGTgtgacaaatataaaattcccACTGCAAAG TACAAAACATTTACGGATCCATTTGCTGCAAAAGAATATATTCAGGCTGAAGGAGCGCCTATCGTTATCAAAGCAGATGGCTTGGCTGCTGGAAAAGGAGTAATTGTTGCTATGACACTAGAGGAGGCAAATGAAGCTGTTGACTCAATGCTTGTGAAAGGTGCTTTTGGTTCTGCAGGCTGTCGTGTTATTGTTGAGGAATATCTGGAAGGAGAAGAAGCATCTTTCTTTGCACTAGTGGATGGAGAGACTGCTATTCCCTTAGAATCTGCTCAGGACCATAAGCGTGTTGGTGATGGAGATACGGGGTCTAATACTGGAGGGATGGGCGCATACTCCCCAGCACCAGTATTAACTCGAGAGCTTCAATCAATAGTTATGGAAACTATAATTATCCCCACCGTGAAAGGAATGGCAGCAGAAGGCTGCAAGTTTGTTGGAGTTCTATATGCTGGATTAATGATTGAGAAGAAGTCTGGCTTACCTAAGCTAATTGAGTACAATGTGCGCTTTGGAGATCCAGAGTGCCAG GTTCTAATGGTCCGTTTGGAATCTGATTTGGCACAAGTCCTCCTTGCAGCTTGTAGAGGAGAGCTAAGTGGAGTATCTTTGAATTGGTCCCCAGGGTCTGCCATGGTGGTGGTAATGGCAAGTAAAGGTTACCCTGGGTCCTATGAGAAGGGGACTGTAATTGGAAACCTTGAAGAAGCTGAAAATGTAGCTCCAACAGTTCAGATATTCCATGCTGGAACTGCTTTGGATGCAGACGGAAACTTCATTGCTACTGGGGGCCGTGTTCTTGGGGTTACTGCCAAGGGAAGAGATCTTCAAGAGGCAAAGGATAGAGCATATCAGGCAGTTGAAGAAATCAACTGGCCTGGAGGATTCTATCGGCGGGACATTGGGTGGAGAGCATTTCCACAAAAGCAATTTGCGACGGAAAGGTAA
- the LOC107261831 gene encoding translation initiation factor IF-1, chloroplastic isoform X2: MTSTTTPRLHILSAASPSKPTILSSPRTPATVTLFFTRTRPLNLTTVASPRLDVVLAAAKANPSGEQKWTHEGSITESLPNGMFRVKLDNQDLIIGYISVPSPDCNYNVVNHIQIEMTNGGRSRFSPQ, from the exons ATGACCTCAACGACAACACCCCGTCTCCATATCCTCTCTGCAGCCTCTCCCTCAAAACCCACAATTTTGTCATCTCCAAGAACACCAGCAACAGTAACACTCTTCTTTACCAGAACGAGGCCGTTGAATCTCACAACAGTCGCATCTCCAAGACTAGATGTTGTGTTGGCAGCAGCAAAAGCAAACCCAAGTGGAGAGCAGAAGTGGACGCACGAAGGTTCAATTACAGAATCATTGCCCAATGGCATGTTTAGGGTTAAATTAGATAATCAAGACTTGATAATTGGGTACATTTCTG TGCCTTCACCAGATTGTAATTACAATGTGGTCAACCACATCCAAATAGAGATGACAAATGGCGGTCGGAGTAGATTCTCCCCACAATAA
- the LOC8263271 gene encoding uncharacterized protein LOC8263271 yields MKGSSKIKIIGSTNSRTMDLSDLLTSLEPTKTNSTATDTHQETKKIKCSDAKTDPTTTTTNNNNTNNIKDSFLGLQEDQGRYKEEMFGMKLKRNSSVSSASASSVLHSVKKAFSMRRSSSVTERYCRIHDQSVTLQSPTHDGHYDDDHADADHDDDDGDTKTTRSMKQKNSRGRIFKACKKLFGL; encoded by the coding sequence aTGAAAGGGTCTTCCAAGATCAAAATCATTGGCTCAACAAATTCAAGAACCATGGATCTTTCAGATCTCTTAACATCTCTTGAACCCACAAAAACCAACAGTACTGCTACCGATACTCATCAAGAAACCAAGAAAATCAAGTGCAGTGATGCTAAAACCGAccccaccaccaccaccaccaacaACAACAACACCAATAATATCAAAGATTCATTCCTTGGATTACAAGAAGATCAAGGAAGGTATAAAGAAGAGATGTTTGGTATGAAGTTGAAAAGGAACTCTTCAGTTTCCTCAGCTTCAGCTTCTTCTGTACTTCATTCAGTAAAGAAAGCATTCTCCATGAGAAGATCTTCATCAGTTACTGAAAGGTATTGTAGAATCCATGACCAATCTGTCACTCTGCAATCACCAACACATGATGGTCATTATGATGATGATCATGCTGATGCCGatcatgatgatgatgatggtgatACAAAAACAACAAGATCTATGAAGCAAAAGAATAGCAGAGGCAGAATCTTTAAAGCATGTAAGAAACTTTTTGGACTCTAG
- the LOC107261831 gene encoding translation initiation factor IF-1, chloroplastic isoform X1, with translation MTSTTTPRLHILSAASPSKPTILSSPRTPATVTLFFTRTRPLNLTTVASPRLDVVLAAAKANPSGEQKWTHEGSITESLPNGMFRVKLDNQDLIIGYISGKIRKNFVRILPGDRVKVEVSRYDSSRGRIIYRMRNRDSAND, from the coding sequence ATGACCTCAACGACAACACCCCGTCTCCATATCCTCTCTGCAGCCTCTCCCTCAAAACCCACAATTTTGTCATCTCCAAGAACACCAGCAACAGTAACACTCTTCTTTACCAGAACGAGGCCGTTGAATCTCACAACAGTCGCATCTCCAAGACTAGATGTTGTGTTGGCAGCAGCAAAAGCAAACCCAAGTGGAGAGCAGAAGTGGACGCACGAAGGTTCAATTACAGAATCATTGCCCAATGGCATGTTTAGGGTTAAATTAGATAATCAAGACTTGATAATTGGGTACATTTCTGGTAAGATTCGTAAGAACTTTGTTAGGATTTTGCCTGGTGATAGAGTTAAGGTTGAAGTTAGTCGTTATGATTCTTCTCGAGGTCGCATTATTTATCGTATGCGTAATCGTGATTCTGCCAATGATTAA